A genomic stretch from Helianthus annuus cultivar XRQ/B chromosome 1, HanXRQr2.0-SUNRISE, whole genome shotgun sequence includes:
- the LOC110941587 gene encoding WEB family protein At2g38370: MEPLANDSGVRGEVDTSAPFESVKEAVTRFGGVGFWKPHQKQQQQHVRHSENGTEEEFNAAKAEEQAVRLANELMMKERETLQVLKELEATKTTVEELKLKLLKESATVNDHVPREGNDNNTLDPQSAGDNLMCPSSSPGFILMELKQAKLNLTRTTSDLADIRSTVETYNKLIEKERLELEKTRQRLSSNCSKISYFEKDVDFPREIHRLTSETEEFKRVGEVAKSQVLKAMDQIKQTKRNIKTAEIRLLAARKLKEAARASEALVRSEINSMSKSQTLSEHEGVTLSLDEYSCLKQKAREADEALVRKVNESVVKVNESELSKSEMLTRVEKAAEEAKNSKTILEEALSKVETANKEKLKAEEALRKWRSDHGQRRKSTVQNLTKFKNSSCRTNSTRLLDVNGVHLGTNTPGPVLRQTMSIGQILSRKLLLTEEYSGKSNTKRKVSLAQMLGKPNDGGGGDGGKRRSGKRKKFGFGKISFLGAKPSKKKKKKHSVSSRLSCTAD, from the exons ATGGAACCACTTGCCAATGACAGTGGCGTGAGGGGTGAGGTTGACACGTCAGCACCGTTTGAGTCGGTTAAAGAGGCCGTGACCCGGTTCGGTGGAGTTGGGTTCTGGAAGCCCCATCagaagcagcagcagcagcatgtTCGTCATTCTGAG AATGGAACTGAAGAAGAATTTAATGCTGCTAAAGCTGAAGAGCAGGCTGTGCGGTTGGCAAACGAACTCATGATGAAAGAAAGGGAAACGCTACAAGTCTTGAAAGAACTCGAAGCCACAAAAACCACTGTTGAAGAGTTAAAACTCAAACTACTGAAAGAATCTGCTACAGTCAACGATCACGTACCAAGAGAGGGAAATGACAACAATACCCTTGACCCCCAATCAGCTGGTGACAACTTGATGTGCCCTTCTTCATCTCCAGGTTTCATCTTGATGGAATTGAAGCAGGCGAAACTCAACTTAACAAGAACAACAAGTGATCTTGCTGACATCAGATCGACTGTTGAAACGTATAACAAATTGATCGAGAAAGAAAGATTGGAACTTGAGAAAACCCGTCAACGATTATCttcaaattgttcaaaaattTCGTATTTCGAAAAAGACGTTGACTTTCCGAGGGAGATCCATAGGTTGACTTCTGAAACAGAGGAGTTCAAAAGGGTTGGGGAGGTAGCAAAATCACAAGTTTTAAAAGCAATGGatcaaatcaaacaaacaaaaagaaatataaaaacaGCCGAAATTCGTCTTCTTGCTGCTAGAAAGTTGAAGGAAGCTGCTAGAGCGAGTGAAGCGCTTGTGCGATCAGAAATAAACTCAATGTCAAAAAGTCAAACTTTATCCGAACACGAAGGGGTCACTCTTTCGCTTGATGAATACTCATGTTTAAAACAGAAAGCTCGAGAGGCAGATGAGGCTTTAGTTAGAAAAGTCAACGAATCAGTGGTCAAAGTCAACGAATCCGAGTTGTCAAAATCAGAGATGTTGACTAGGGTAGAGAAAGCAGCAGAAGAAGCGAAGAATAGTAAGACGATTCTAGAAGAAGCTTTGAGTAAAGTAGAAACCGCTAATAAGGAGAAACTAAAAGCTGAAGAAGCTCTAAGGAAATGGCGATCGGATCATGGTCAAAGAAGAAAGTCAACTGTTCAAAACTTGACCAAGTTCAAGAACTCTTCATGCAGGACCAACAGCACTCGTTTGCTGGACGTAAACGGGGTTCATTTGGGAACTAACACGCCTGGCCCGGTTTTGAGGCAAACGATGTCAATCGGGCAGATTTTGAGCCGGAAGTTGCTTTTGACAGAAGAGTATTCCGGCAAAAGCAATACGAAAAGGAAGGTTTCTTTGGCACAAATGTTGGGTAAACCTAATGACGgcggtggtggtgacggtgggaAACGGCGATCAGGAAAGAGAAAGAAGTTCGGGTTCGGTAAGATTTCGTTTCTGGGAGCAAAGCCgagcaagaagaagaagaagaaacataGCGTAAGTTCGCGACTTTCATGCACCGCGGATTAG